The genomic window GCAGGAATCCACCCGGCACTCATGGGGAAATGTGGTAATCAAACGAAACTTTAGCATGAtaaaagtctgtaattttatcaggACAAGTTACTTGTggtttactgttgtaacaattgttttctcaaaatttatcttctgtaccatgaaaataaataaaaacagtatttttttaaaaagcgtagGAGGAAAGAATTAACCACATTTGTATCCTAAATTGTTTAAATGCATTTTTCCAACCAGTGAAAGAAATTCAAGGCCACATGCCGGTATTTAAACAGCGTATCATGTTTGTATTTACAGTGCATGGGATGGTACCAGAACCTCAGAATGTAAGACTTCATTCAGTTATGTTCGACACTTTTCTCCAGTGGGATCCACCTAATTTTCACAAAGGAAGCATGACTTACACAGTTCAGTATAAAGTGTATGTGTGAGTGAAATGGCTTATAATTTTAATAGTTTATTTTAAGGGCACAATCATATGATCTATGGAAGGGCATCACAGAGGCCATAGAACAAAGCAAATCTTCTTTGTTGACAGCTAGTTccccgccctcccccccccagagaCCCCCTTCTTGTAGTTGTGAAGACTTCCACAGCCACCCCTCCccctgtcttggatgctttggTGCAAGGGAGGGAAAAAGGAATGTGCCAGGGTCAGCTCCAGGTTTGTGGAGCCCTTGGCCAAAGTTTCCTGTGTTGGGCACCTTTCTCTATCAGTGGTCCCTGGTGACTGTTGTAGAGGCAGCGCTTTAAAAAGTGTGGTATGGCTAGGTCTAGGCACCCTATTGATTTCTCACTATGCCCCAGAGATGCTGGGGCAGGGGGATAAAGGGGAATTAAAGAATAGCTTGATGCAGCCACTCAGCACTGATCAGAGTGTGGAGCCTGGGAGTGGGGGGATAAGGGTCTCCAGAGCAGTCATCGCTACTGGGCTCTGTAAGGGCACTGGGAGCTGCCCAAGGATACCACATGATAGATGGTTCAAATGATGCATTGATTATACAACTTTTAAGAATTGAAAATGAATTGTTGcctgaaatgagagagagagagcgctattcTTTCCTCAATAACACAttgattttctttccatttttacagATATGGAAATGGGTTCACTGATTTATGCCAAAGAACTGACGTCACAaagtgcaatatttcaaatatccCTATACATGGTAGTTACATTGTAAGAGTTAGAACTGAAGTTGAGGAGGAGCGATCAAACTGGGTAAACATCACCTTCACACCATTCAGTGACAGTAAGTGAAGATTCAAGTTCACTGGAATATTAATTTTAAAGGTTGTGTTGTCTGGCTTAACAATATGGTTTATTTAGAACAGCATCATGGTGAAGGGTTAGTTAAGACCAATTAGAGCAAAGAAAAAGGCACAGGGTGATATCTACCTAAGTATGCTCAGTGGACTCAGCTTATGTTGGATACTGTGCATAAGTTCCAAGACCATGTTCAACTTagtaaaatgtctgtgtttttcaTAGACTATGAGAGTTTCCCATGGACAACCTTTGCTCTGATTTGGCACACTCCTAGGATTCCGCTCCTTTGCTTGTACAGCTTCCTGTGGGCCTCTTTGGCTTGTTGTGCCCTTTGGAATAGTTTCACTTTTCATTTTAGTTTCCATTTATCTGATTTACCTGGATTACTTCATCCAAAGTACTCTTTCAGCAGCTAGTTTTATAAGCCCACAACCACAGGTTCCCAATCGGTGTTCCCAAAGGATTTATAATTTGATCCCATTTATTTGTCCACTTAAACAATTGTATGCTATCTGCAAACTTTCTCTATAGATCTTACCCTGAAGGCACTCCCCTTCCTACACCCACGCTCTGGATAAAAAAAGCAGGGTATTTCCCTGCTGTGTTTGAACAATGCACTGAGAAAGGCTTGTGAAAGCTAAGTCAAAATAGCTATGTCAAAATACTGGAGGGTTGGGACATGGCCCCACAGTCATTTTCACATTCTGTCTCTAAAGCTAGTGTTACTAATTGCAGTTTCGGAATATTATGATGGTTAGCTTGTTGGTGTGCATAAAATGTGACATGCATTTGGACCTTTTTATAACCAAAATAAATACTTCTGAAACCATTCAAATGCAATTGGAGCCAGAGAATAAGTGGGCctgtatatattttatattttatttcttcatttctgaATCCAAAAGCTAGTTGCAGGCATTATTTCTTGGTAATCGATTCGCAAGGCATCCATTAAGAAACAACTAGAGGTAGCTGAGGTGCTTTGAGAGGAAGTGCAGATCATTTATGATATAATGAGAAATATGATGTGCTTGATTATACTCTGTGATAAAGCTTCAAAAACATATGTAGGCTATGATCCCagacctttcctgggaaaatccaCAGGAAACCTGTTCTCAGTCATGGACATAGAAATTTGGTTCAGTAGTCATAGCAATGAAGCTGCTTATAACTAGAGGCATTTTGGTAGAGCACAGTCGATTAATGCATAAACTATCAGTCCCTCAAAATTAAGCACCATTCTTATTCATGTTTAACAAACTGAACCTGCATCCATCTGTTCAGCAGAGACGATGTAACCTCAAAAGAAGTTGAAAAGATGAGGCAGTGAAAACATTCCATACTCCTGCTTTTGTTCTTAGCAAAAACAGAAATAACATAGTGTTCTTATGGTGCCACAACTATTCAGGTGCCACTTCCTGCCCTCATCCTTGGTCTCCCCTAGTGTTTCATTCTATATACGGTAAAATGCTTTCTCGTGCTTTCTCATGTGAAAAAAGCAAACTTCTTATATGGTGTACTGCATATTTAAATGGATCTAAGagcaaagtaaaaacaaacaaatttgttAACTTTTGTTTTCCTCCACTTCATTTAGCAATCATTGAACCACCTGCTGTACAAGCTGAAGCTACAACACCCGGGGTCTTGATTGTACAAATCACAGACCCACTTGTTTCTAGAGATGGTGGCAAATATTCCATAAAACATTTTTATGGCCATGGTTTTGTGACTTACAAGATGCGAATTTGGAAGAAAGATTATGATGGTGAACAGGTAGTGTGTCTCTGTTATGGTGATTAAATATGTTGCTACATAAACAAGTACAGGAAAGCTTTAGTAAGTTCTGAGTCTCAAAAACTTAAACTTGATCATTAGATAGCACTGACAGGGTCAACCAGGCTACGTTAGTTTCTAAGTAAGTTTTCCAGTAGGAGTCTATTCTCTTCTACTAGCATTCTATTACTGGTACAGAAGTGTGCTGCTGGTAGTGATTTGTAATGAGTGATTTGTAGGATGGGAGAATCAGGCCTCTCTAAGATAAGGATTTAACACCTTATTCTTTCATCACTGGGAAGGGTTGAAAAGGGACAGCATCCTTTGCCATATGTTTTTTGATGTACAGAAACCTTAAGCTGTGGCACAAAACAATAAGAGGTTTTGTAGGAAGTGGGTCAGAGCCAGTAGGCTCCAGCTAGCTTTCCAAGCATAGCCTTCTGATTTAAGGTAAAGGGCAGGACCTAGAAAGGaggataggattgtgctgttaagatTCTCATTTGTCAATTTCCTACTTTCATACTAGGTTAGATATGTGAATATAACACAGTCTTCTAAAACATTGCCTGATCTGGATCCTGGGACAACATATTGCCTTCAGGCTCAAGCATTTATTGttgaattaaataaaaatggggactGGAGTAACGCTTTATGTATCACTACAACTGACAATGGTAATATTTAATGGATTGAATACCTATTCATAAAGGACATTTTTAAACTCTGTACTCTTtctccaccccacaccccacTTATTGATTGAATTAAAGTGAAACCTCACTGATTTGTGCTTAGATTTATATAAAACATCTAGGCTAATCCTATGCATGGTCGGTCACTCACAAATAAATCCTTCTGAATTTCATGTCATTTACACTCAAGTAAGTGAGCATGAGCTAAGAATCTTGGTTTTAATACTTCAGTTTTGTGCTCCTGAAGCACATCCAAATTAGGAAGAACTAGGGCATCTTCCTATTGAAGCAAAAACAAAGGTCTGATTTGGGCCATAGGGTCAGCACTTGCCAATCTGAGATTTTGATCAAGTCATGTTTGAATACACTTAATAGCTACTATTCACAGTGGCTATGTTCTTTATCCACTGTCCGGCAGTGTATCTCTGAGTGCCAGCTGCTGGGGATCAGAAGTGGGAAGGATGTTGTtgggctcatgtcctgctttcaggcttcccataggcatctggttcgccactatgagaacaggttgCAGGACTAGATGTCCACTGAGCTGATATAGACTCTTGTGTTCTTAATGCATATGCCCATTCACATGCCAGTGGAATGTTAGCATGCAGGTGTCCTCATGCTGTCAGCAGTTGAATGGACCACCCAGCACACTTGGTAACTGCATTTAAGTTAGTACAGGTGCACGTGAAAAGCTTACGTGCCTAAGGACTTTACCCATGGTCCATGTCCTATAACATGTCAGGCCTCTCAGACTTTGATTTGAAGGCACAAAAAATTATTATATAGAACAGAAGAACTCTACATCTGAAAAATGGCTGGCTAAAATGAGACAAGCTTACAACAGACCAAATTTTATCTTCATTTCTTCTGTGCCCGTATCAACAAATATAAATATTGTATTAGTTGTAATTTTGTTATTGTGGAATGTCTTATGAAGTATTTAAATTTTCAAACAGGAAAGTGAGGGGTTGGAGAATATGTACCTCTATGATATACTCCAAAAGGAATTAacagtttctttccctccccccccccacatgtagGTATAAATACAGTGCAGCTGACTATTATCCTGCTATCAGTGTTGGCTTTGTTACCTTTCATCTGCTTTATGATTTTACATGTTTATCGATGGGCCAAATACATCTTCTTACCTTCGTATTATTTACCACAACATTTCATAGAGGTTTGTTCATTTGTACTTTACAGTTTACTTAAGAATCTGTTGCTAAAACTAATTAAAAACTCAATCCATCCATCAACCAATTATTCTCCATGGAGATCCAAGATATGTAAATATAAATACAACCCTCTATAGTTTCAGTGTGTTTAAgcccagttaaaaaaaaaatcatgggaaAGCTGCAATAATGTGGTCATTTTTCCTCCATTGGTGTATCATAATCCTTTCTTCTGAATGTCCGATCAGATGGTGACACTCACTGAAGTTCTCTACGGTGTCAAAACGTACCATTATCTCACCAAATTGCTCTTTGTGAGGCACAAAGAAGCTGCTCATTTCAGATATGACTGAACAGTGCACTTTGACTATATGCATATGGCTGGGGGCCAGTGGGGGAATGGGACTCCAATGGCTCCATTGAGCCTCATGCAGATCCTCTTCCACATATGGATGAATAATACCTACTATTTATTTGCCCACTGTACTTCAGCTTAAGAATTTCTTCCATGATGGTGACACCTCAAAAATATAGTTTATAGGGCACTATCTGTAGCTTGAGGGTAAGAAAAAGCATTGAGATTTTGAGATTCTTAGAATTGTAATGGACAGTTAGTCACCTGGATTAATGTTTTAGTCTTTCCTGACAACCAGAAAATTGGAAATTTGTATGCCTGGTTTAAAGCGTCTCTTAAAAGCAGCAGGAATGATTAGAAAAAAAAAGTTCCTTcatctttcttctctttttccccctcccagttttTAAGCAAGCCTTTTTACAGTTCTCAGTTTCTTGCATCTCAGTCACAAGGAGAAGAACAGGCCTATGACAAGATAATTGTCCTTTCAGAGGAGTCAAAAAGCGATAATGAATCTGAGGAACAAATGAgaaatgcaaagcagctgctccaaGGTTCTCATGAAGAAATCCTTAGGCCAAAAGAAGTTTCAGATTTTACGCCTCTGGTACACTCTTAAAAGTGGAAGAAAAAAACGTGGAAAGTGTGTTTTGAAGGCAGTTGGTGGCACTTTCAAGGAAGCAACAAACACCTTGCACATTACAGATTTAAAACTGTTAACTTTGTCAACATTTTTTCAAAACTATATTTATTCtgttataatatatttttaaataatcttgTAAATACAAATTATctattttaaagatttatttttatatatattgaagCCTTAATTTTAGAACAAACCATCAATGAAGTATTAGTTAAGCAAGTTCACTCATATCAAAATTGTGAAGTTCCAAATCTTTTATTACAAGTGGATTTTGTGCATTGTGTAGAATAGTTCAAATTCATTATGAGAAACATACTGGGATTTATAAAATAATGATGCTCCCATAGTATTATGTTTTCTGATCCATATTTGCTTTAAACTGTGTCTGTATTCAAGAACACCATCATACATAGGATCTGGGTAAGAACATCTATCCCTGTAAGCAAACTCCTATGTGCATCTCACTTGCTGGATTGGATATAAATCTGATGTACATCTTGTATAGCTGGCATCTATCTACACAGCATTGTTTTCAATGTGATTTGCATTGCAAGATGCTTTCCCAACCTTATTCTGGCGCATCTATTTGCATCTTTTAAAGGCACAAATAGAGTTGGGTTGGGATTGCAGTCTTCACACCATTATCCAGCTAGATACATATGTTCACAGTAGCATGTTTCCATATGTTCTGAATGTTAGCTATATAATGAACACCAATTAGTGTTGCGCATGCAAAGCCAGGGCCTGAGAGGAGTGAATACTGAAACCAGCCAACTATTCACTGTCCTGTTTCACTATGTCCCTGAACAAGATGATTTTTGGCTATTGCTGAGCCCTGGAAACATAGCTCCTGGGCTTGGCTTTTCAACCTGGGGATACCTGTTCAACGGCTCAGTTTCTCGTATGTGTAGCTCGTATGTGCCTAAATCCCTCTTCAGTAGAACCTAGGGCTCATTcatacttctgcttgtcccaccgGTTTCCCCAGGAAACCCCTCTGTTTACTACTGTATCAGAGCAAATtgagttttctctggattgacatttgttccgatCTAGCACGAAAGAGCAGGGTTTTCAGAGAAAAGCAGTGGAGCAAAGGCAAAATCACTTGGatccgtgcctagaaagcacaggacaagtggaaaaccactcagacacATGCTTTCTATAcatgggacaagaggaagtgtggacgaGTCCTTAGTCATTACGAACTTCCACTGGATTCTTTCCAATACACGGAAGTAATCTCCATTTATTTAGACTAGTACTATGCacctatgggatgcgggtggcgctgtgggttaaaccacagagcctaggacttgccaatcagaagatcggtggttcgaatcctgtgacggggtgagctcccgttgctcggttcctgctcctgccaacctagcagttcaaaatcacttCCAAGTGCAAGTaccttctggcgggaaggtaaacggtgtttccgtgcgctgctctggttcgccagaagcggcttggtcatgctggccacatgacccggaagctgtacgctggctcccttggccactaaagtgagatgagcaccgcaacctcagagtcagtcacaactggacctaatggtcagtgttccctttacctttactatgcacctgggagtaagccccactgatattcgcagaatttacttctgagtggtTGTGTAGAAGTGCACTTTGTATGGCATAGCTGCTTgatcttaattgttttttttacCGTTTTAAATGGTTGTTTTTAGCCTTTTTACTgagaattttattgttttattctttttgtaaataacCTCAAGGTTTTATTACAACACTTACATGCATATAAGTGTTCTGAAAtaaatgcacacttcttcagagacaAAGCTATGTTTTATGACAAATGTGCAGAagaggacatttatttattttaaaatatttggcaTGTATTTCAATTTTTAATGATGGTACCTGACCTCCTATTTTGATTGAATAAATGTATGGAAGCCTTTCAGAAGTTCTCTCTCAGTCCTTCCTGAAGCTGATTAATAGTTACATTTGGGATGCAATGCTCAAATCTAACAAATTTAACAATTCATACCCTTACTCATATTAATGATTAAAGTACAATCAATATAGTGCTCTGATCTAGCAGGAAGATTTAACCGTCTACTTATATTTGTATGTATTGCTATTGACCTTTGAAATTAGATCAACTACTTGCTATGCCTGTATTGGAGACTAACTTGAGAAACCTGCAGATGGCATTTGTTTTCCAATTGTACTTTCATCACATAATAGACAGGCGAAGATAACTGGTGCAAGAAAACTTATTGGGAAAATATTTTGAAACTCCCCACAATTCTTAACATGTTTCATGTCTGTGTTGTTCCCCATGGGAAGCAGAATtatatgtaatttttattattatttaaatttgtagaGTGCTTttccatataaatgtatggaacaTATTAGAGGGAGCTCAAAGTTCCCGCTACCTGGAGCACTTGTGCATTAGTTATGTAGCTGCTATTTTTGTAGCCCCAGTACTCGGTGGCTGGAACAGAGTTTATTCCTGAAACCAGTATCGGTCACAATGCAATGAGATCTTTTCCAAAAATGCCAACACAGGCTTCCTTTGCCCTTCGACTTCTCGCACATTAGGGGTGCTTTCGTCTCAAAGGGACCATCACAGAACTTTCAAATGTATTCCAACTGAATGAGGACGTTTGGTTTATACAGTTCTCGTGGTGTTTCTGAAGGATTTTGGGCTAATTGAAGAATTGAACTTCATTTAAATTCGAGCCGCGCTCCCTTTCTGCGAAGGGAATCCCCCTCTCATACGAAACGCGCCTTTGCTGCGTCCAAGGCAGTTAAACCTAATGAAATCCCCGCCCTTCTCCCCCACCTGCACCCTTCCAAAAGcccccaaaccagcttccatctgctCTGCAAGGTTTTATCTCTACGAGCTCGAAGAGTCTTGCGCATGCTCCGCGCGGAAGCGACGCTGCCGGGGGCGAGCCTCCTTGTTGTTGACAGTGTCGCGATCACGTGGCAGGGGCCGGCTTTGGGGCAAGCGGCGGCGGCGGAAACGTCACTCGGCATTTGGGACTTCTCGCTCGCCCCGGACTCGCCATGAAGGCGGCGCGCGCTCTGCTTGTAGCCGTAGCAACGCTGGGAGCGGCGCCTTTCTGCACAGGTGCGTTTGCAGGGCCTTGCTCTGTCTGGGCGCCGCCGCCGAGCCCGCCTTTTCTCGGGACTGAGGACGGGAGGGCGGgacgcctgtgtgtgtgtgtgtctctttctccctctctcctctcagcAAGAGGAACTGGGGGTGGGCGCGGGCGTTCACCTGGGCTTCCCGTTGCTCGTGGGCGACCCTCCTCCTCATCTCTGGGGCGGGCGAGGGTCGGCAGCGAAGCAGAGGGCTTTCGCTTTGGTGCAGCCTCGCGTTGCCGGATAGGAAGACGCGCTTCCAGGAAAGGCGGCGCGAGTTCTCTCCGCTCCGAGCGCTGGCACGCGCTGATAATGCAGGGCTTCCAGGAATCGGGCTCGCTTTCCGCTTCGCTTGCGCTCGTAGATTTGCCTGCGGTGGCTtttgggggaagggctgtggcccGGTGGAAGAATGCAGAAGGTCCGTCCGTCCCCCTCAACTCCGCTCCCGGAATCTCCAGGCAGGGCCGGGAGAAAACGCTGCCCGAAACCTCGGAGAGCTGACCTGCGTGCTGGTCAGTGTAGCAGACAAGACCAGATGAACCAATGGCAGCTGCTTGGTGGGATCATACTGGGGGCACGGGTTAAGTAGCATGGCTGGGTAAGTTAAGAGGTGTGTTTCATGGAGTAGCTTGCAAAAacgcacaatacagtggtacctcaggatacatacgcttcaggttacagactccgctaacccagaaatagtgcttcaggttaagaactttgcttcaggatgagaacagaaatcgtgctccagcggcgcggcggcaacaggaggccccattagctaaagtggagtttcaggttaagaacagtttcagattaagaacggacctccggaacgaattaagtacttaacccaaggtaccactgtaatagcaaaaTAAAATAGGCGCTGAAAATATGGATAGCTATGGGCATACCCTGCTGTATGTTAAACCGCTGTTTCCCTTTGCTGTCGTTATCAGGGTTTTGACCTTTACCACAAGCGCAGGGTGTGAAGGCTTGtaagcagtgttttttttctttttaaaaatgtttatgggtactctcgttttcctactcatattgaaatactgcccctcaatgaggccaaactgagattcacaaaatgtttaggggtatgtgtacccctgcacccccccaaaaaagcgctGCTTGTAAGTAGTAACATGCATGAAGGAAACAGCACTCTATATTTAGTCCTAGAACTTTATCCTCGTGTGTGTTTTTGTGAATAGATATTGCACCCTGTTATGATGAGTACATAAGAaaaaccttgctggatcagacccaaggccTATTTAGCACAGCATCTTACTTACCACTGTGGCCAACTTGATGTCTATGGGATGCTTACAGgcagaacacctccctcattgGTGTTCTCCTGTGACTAGTGTGCTGCCTCTGATCTTGGAAGCTGTAT from Podarcis raffonei isolate rPodRaf1 chromosome 4, rPodRaf1.pri, whole genome shotgun sequence includes these protein-coding regions:
- the IL10RB gene encoding interleukin-10 receptor subunit beta isoform X1 → MDPRGWPCLICSCLFWSVHGMVPEPQNVRLHSVMFDTFLQWDPPNFHKGSMTYTVQYKVYVYGNGFTDLCQRTDVTKCNISNIPIHGSYIVRVRTEVEEERSNWVNITFTPFSDTIIEPPAVQAEATTPGVLIVQITDPLVSRDGGKYSIKHFYGHGFVTYKMRIWKKDYDGEQVRYVNITQSSKTLPDLDPGTTYCLQAQAFIVELNKNGDWSNALCITTTDNGINTVQLTIILLSVLALLPFICFMILHVYRWAKYIFLPSYYLPQHFIEFLSKPFYSSQFLASQSQGEEQAYDKIIVLSEESKSDNESEEQMRNAKQLLQGSHEEILRPKEVSDFTPLVHS
- the IL10RB gene encoding interleukin-10 receptor subunit beta isoform X2; its protein translation is MDPRGWPCLICSCLFWSVHGMVPEPQNVRLHSVMFDTFLQWDPPNFHKGSMTYTVQYKVYGNGFTDLCQRTDVTKCNISNIPIHGSYIVRVRTEVEEERSNWVNITFTPFSDTIIEPPAVQAEATTPGVLIVQITDPLVSRDGGKYSIKHFYGHGFVTYKMRIWKKDYDGEQVRYVNITQSSKTLPDLDPGTTYCLQAQAFIVELNKNGDWSNALCITTTDNGINTVQLTIILLSVLALLPFICFMILHVYRWAKYIFLPSYYLPQHFIEFLSKPFYSSQFLASQSQGEEQAYDKIIVLSEESKSDNESEEQMRNAKQLLQGSHEEILRPKEVSDFTPLVHS